GTTGCGGTTGGACAGTTTGAAGAATCTACGGACATTGAGAAACTTTAGTCCGACCTACTGTGATGTGAGCGACCTAGGCAAACCGACCAATCTGCAAAATCTGAGCTTTTGTGTTTCCGACGCGTTGGAGATAATTCCCCAACTAGTCAAATTCAATTTGAAACATCTTCAATCCTCATCTTTTACATTCTCTGGCCGTCCATTCACTAAAGATGAGTTGAGTAAAATGTCAAGCTATCACTCACCCCGTAAGTTGTGGATAGGAGGAAGCATAGAGAAGCTGCCGGAACATAGGTATCTACCTCAGCGATCGACGAAGCTGGTCTTATTTCACTCCTATCTAAAAGAAGATCCGATGCCAATATTGGAGAAATTGCAGCACTTGGTTGTTCTCATGCTGAGGTTTGATGCTTTCGTGGGAAAGGAAATGGTCTGCTCTGCAGGAGGCTTCCCTCGGCTCAAGCGTTTACTTCTTAATTGGTTAGGAAATTTGGAGGAGTGGAGGGTCGCTGAAGGAGCCATGCCTCGTCTTTCTCAATTAGGGATCAGTTGGTGTCCCAGCTTAAAGGCGGTGCCCGAAGGAGTCCACGCCTACGACAGCCCTCAAGACCTTTATGCCGATCATCGTAGCATGTATCGTGACGTTTGGAGATATATTCCCGGGGTGAGTAGTATTCCCTTCCGCTCCTTTATCTTCATCATCACAAGAATTAATGTGAGGGAGAGGGAATGAAATTTTACATCTGGTTAATAATTAACGTCATGGATATGGGGACACGAATACAGTCCAATCGTGATCATGCACCCCTCCGAATCCGAGTCAATACCTTTTGATTGCAGGGGAGATCGAGGGACGTGGATATTTGAGAAGATTAGGTAAACAACAGCTTGCTGAgtgattaatattttttttctttcttttttgagaatGTCTCTTCGTAAGTCGTCATATAAAGGTGTTAGCATTTCTCTTCTAATAAATTTcatcctccctttttttttttttttttttgttcttctcttctttttgtcgTGCAGCAGAGAAAAAGAGGACGGAGAGAGGGAAGAGCATCGGAGTTCGTACTAGAGAGAACTCTCCGGTAACAACGCAGTTTCATTCGGTGTTTTACTCGGATCACGGTTCGATGATATATGACGAATCTCTTCACCGTTTtatattttcaagaatttgaatATTATGATTGGGACTagaatgtttatttatttatttattattatccAAGCTCAACTATTTGAAAGATTAAGATGAGTCCTCTTTCATTTGAGCTACCTCATGAATCAAGCAGTTTGGGCTCAAGAGAACTTTGGTCCTTTGTGCTTAGGATAATGAGACGAAGAATGATAACATTCATAAGGggttgaaaaaaacaaaaatttgaaaaagacatTCAAGTCATAAtacattatatatatttatatttatattccTTTTCTCCCACTtagcataaaaaaaagttatcgtGACTTAATGACTCTATTTTCTttaccttcttctctctcgttACTAATCAAGACATATCATAATCAATTTAGTCTTGTTTGCATTCAACAGAAGAACGGGAGGGGAAGAAATCTGGGACATTCGATTAGGAAGAACTCCCTCATAATGAAGTTCCATTGCTTGAAGCTTCTGAGGAGTCCCCAAGTAAATCTGGCATCATCGAATCGTCGTCGTTCTTATAAAAACCTTATATGTTTATGGGATGTTGTACTAATTTGCCATTGAACTTGTTTCATGGCAAAGAGATCCAAAGACAAGaaacttatctattttttttcttttcatgtggtATGTAATGGTATTATGTTGTTCAGTGTCTGTGTCCGAACCGTGTGTGGTATTAACTATGTTGTGATATGTTTCTATAGCAGTCGAGTAATCTTCAATGGTATATTCCACTGTTGTGTAACTTACAAAGCCGAGCCccattaatattctggacctaATGCTGCTTTTACTGTAAGCTTGAGCATTATTATTTTTCCAAGTCTAATTTTCCTCGTCAGTCGTTAAGCCGCGAATAGTACGAGTAGTCAGAGAAAAGAGGATAAGCAAAAGCTCCCAATGGAAGCGCAGCTGCTTCTGCAATCTCTGGCCCTCCCTATCTCGCCCGCATCGAGCCGTCCCTCGTCCCCGCGCCGCGGAGCCTCCCTCAAGACCGCCTTCCGCGGACGCCACGCGCACGCCCGACGGGTGCCTCGCACTTTGGTCGCGAAGTGCAGCGTCTCCGAAGGCGAGCAGAGCGGCGACTCGAAGGACGCGCTGTCGGGCGTGGTGGGCGTGCGGGTGGAGGAGCTGCTGAGCAGGGAGGAGAACCGGGGATTGCTCGACGGGCTGGAGAGGGCTTCGCGGAGGGTGGACGAGGCCAGGAGAGAGCTCGCGGAGATCGAGAGGCAAGAAGTGGAAGCTCGACGGATGAGGAATTACATCGAACAGCTCGAGAGCAGAGCTTCTGAGGTGCTTTCACTGACCGTAGATCGTTCAATTATTCCTTCTAAAGGAATTCTGCATTGTCTATGGGAACGTAGGAAGATTTGGGACGCAACCAGCTTTCTCTTTTATCTTGAAATTTTGGGGAAAACTGCGTTATGAGACTGGTATAAGCGATTCATAGCCTTGACAGTGCCAGCggcaatgaagagagagagatgatcttTTGAGCTGCTTGCAAGTTCCTCCCGGTCGATTTGAGCTCACTCTGATGTGAATTCGGCTCGAGTTTTACATAGTTTGATTAGTCAAGTATCAAATTTTTGACTAGTCTGATCGTCACATGATATCGCTGAGGTGGTAACACTAGAATCACTGCAATTTCTGTTGtttttgttgtgtttttttATGCTCAAACTGGAAATTCGAGTTCAAGCTTGAGTTGGAGCTTTTCTTGGGTTGTGCTCTGTGATATTGAACCAAGCCCAAATGAGCTCTGTGTGTCAAAATATTATGCACTCCGACTTCGAGCTTGACTAATCAAGCCCGACGGAACTCGAGTTGATCCAGTCTTCGTTTTCAAGTCAGACACAGCACAGAGACGAGTCATGTCTCGGTCATATATTTGGTCGGCAGAACACGGCTTGATTGCTCTCCTGATCACGACATTACTCCGTTCTTTGATTATTGTTGCGTCTCTTACATGGAAATCGTTGTTGCACGTGTTGAAGATTGCAGAATCCCAGAGGGAACTATCGGAAGCAAGGGCCTTGGTCGAAGAAGCCGAGCGCTCACTCTCCCGAACCGCCAAAGCTCGGGATGAAGAACGAGATGGTGCGCAAATTAATCGCGAAGAAGAGAGATGGGAGTCTGTTAAAGCAGCTTCTGTATCTGCACTGGTAGGTACCCTCGCGGGTCTACCGCTATCGCTCGCTCAGGTGGCCGCGGTGTCCCAGCTGGTACTCCCTTCAGGGATCGACTTCATCAGCTGTGCGCTGTTCGGGATCACCTTCCGCTACGCAGTCAGAAGAGACTTGGACAACATTCAGCTCAAGACAGGAACGTCCGCGGCTTTTGGATTCGTTAGAGGTACATGCTTCGAGCTCACGGACTGAGGAAAGCATTGTCCGAACGTTATGTAACGATCTTGTGCCGAATGTTCACCATCATGAATTTGCGATGCAGGTCTTGCTTGCCTGGGCGCAGGCCCGCCTCTGGAACTGAATTTGGAAAGTTTCCTATCGCACGCCTTTTCCGGCGCGGTGTACATCGCCGAAGGTCTGCTTATATTTGTTTTCGCGGCGGTCGCTCTAGAATTCTGCTTCAAGATGCGGGTTTTGAGCCCTTTTCCCATTGAAAGGCCAGAATCAAGAACAGGTTAGACGCGATGTACATATGTTTTTATCAGCTGATCACACAACGTTATTCACTGCCCAAAGTCTGCGATTTCTCGACGCCATTGCCCCGGCTCGGTTCGGGTAGTTTAGTCTCGAAAACTGGTCGAGCGGATTAAAGCGAGAAGGAGTGAGTTCATATAAGAACCCAGATGGCACACTAGTTCAGTTGGTACAATTTCTATGATCCTAAGATGGTGAAAGCTACATTGATTTTCTGGAGGAGACAAGTAGAGATTTGCAGCGTGAGTTTCATCATCTCTCCCTCATTTTCTAGCTATTGATACAAGAAATCGAGCATGCCAAAATTGGGACTTTCCACATCAATTGCAAGATGAGGAAATTGAAGTGGTGGTATCAGATCAATTTACAAtaattattaagaaaaaaatttatattggaaaataaaataatcataaaataaaataaagctcCTGCCAAGTCCAATCTTCATCTGAGCAATCTCCTGCGCCTGAGGCTCTTAGCGGAAGCCTTGGACACCAAGTAGCCCACGCCGAGACACGCCACCCATATCCCGACGTCGACGGCCCACCTCACCCCCTCCGTGTTCACTTCCCAATCCTCGCCGTccgccccctcctcctcctcctcctcctcccgtcCCTCCGATCCGCACTCCCCctcgcagcagcagcagcggcgGCCGCCGTCCGATTCACTATCCGATTCTCTCTCCTCCGGAATGTCCTCCAGCCCGTAAAACCCTCTGTTGCTCTTCCTGCTCCTCTTCCTCGCCACCATCTCAACCCTCTCGCACATCGCCACGTGTCCCTCTGCCGCCACGCAGACCTCTGACACCCACCTGGCATCCGCGTCAGCGCCCGCCAGGATCTCCCTCTCCAGCGCGCACGCGCACTCCAGTCTCCATTCCTGCCCCTCGTCCCTCCGGAAGCTCCCCTTCAGCGCCTTCTCCTCGCCCAGGTACACCTCGAACCGgaggcccggcccggcccggacgCGGTCCCGGGAGCCATAGACGACGTCGCCGCTGCGGCCTCGGGCGGTGACGACGCGGTGGAGGGTGAGGAAGGTGGGCCGGTCGGGGCGGACCTTGGAGCCGTCGATCTCAAGGGCGTGCCCGGCGATGCTGGGGAGGTAGAGAAGGGTGAGGGATTCGGGGAACGGGTCCGGCACGGGCGTGCATCGGGGGGACGAGAAGCGGACGCAGAAGGCCTCGAGGTCGAGGCGGTCGCCGGCGGAGGAGGGGCGGAGGTGGGGGAAATCCGTTGACCTACACATTATTGTCCGAGCAATGCTCCGTTATTgtcgacgaagaagaagaagaagattcttgTATTTCGACGATCTGTGAACGAATGCGAGTGACTGGGTTATATGGTGGGAGCGGTGGCGGGGACGGTGGGAGAGGGAGGAACGTGACTGGAAATCTAGGGGTGGGCGAGAGGCACACGGTTTTTGGAGGGTCAAAGAGCGGTCTTCGATATGTCCTTgtcttttcttatatttttgaaaattatttccatGCAAAATAACAAGATAATCGAGAAAAattagtgctttttttttttttgttctcctttttgTCGGAACAAAAATTGATTTAAGAACCCAATGAAATCATCCCTTATCATGAAATTACTACCCTTCCCATCCTCTTCAGGTGTCTCTCGACTCTCAATACTTCTTGTTATACCATTTTCAAATGTTTACTCAATCTCGCGCGCCCGTAATTTGTATGGACTTTGGCAAGACCTATTTGTTGAGTTAGATGTAACTGGTGCTTTGATGACCTTTCGCATTTCACGGCGAACATAGTggaggaggtgctcgttattgCTATTCGATTTTTCTAGAGCGGTGATACTTGGCAATTGGTATTCTAATTGGTTGACTAATACgagaaaaataaagtaaaaaggGTCGTGCTTCCCCACATCTCTAATTGAAATAATTTCCGTGCAACCAGCATTCTAATTGGTGAATTGAAGTAGGAATGCCAATCTACATTCGGGTGGTTCCGATTAGGTCAGTACACGGGGTGATGTCCCCAATTTTGTAATCCGCTGATCGAAACACAGAACGGAGGAGATTTCTTTCGCCAACCAGAGATGGAGCACGATACAATCAAAAACATAGATTGAGGTCAATTACAAGTGAaatttcctctccttttttttataaaaaaattctcttgtTTTTCCAGTTCTTTTTTATGATTGTTATTGTTTTGTATCCACTGATTCCTCTTCCAGAATTCTagattttgtgtttttttttaattaagtccATAGTCCCCACACACTCTTCCCCCTTGAAAATAGCACGTGCGATATAATTACTTAAAAAGATTAAATGAAATGATAtcttttatttccatttttcctacAACTTTTTGTAATCCACCAAAAATCAAGTTGCATAGGCAACTATACAAGTATACATGGAAAAGGGACAGCTCTGGATTGCATGACGCAACGTCGTTCCGTCGCAATAGCACCCCACCCCACAGCTTTTTAGGCAATGTCGTTTAGCTTCTTCTGACCACTGTGATGGTGCCCTCTCTCTTAGAGAATACCATGGGCTGACTTGAAACTTGCGAAAGGATCTAGCTTTCCTTTCGCGCTCAGCTTTTGTTATCATCTCCAGATGCTCGCATCGAAACGGATTACGACATGAGTTGATCCGAGTCCCTTGCAGAGCGCCTCCCCTCGATAAGAAAATAACCGAGCCATGACCTCATGGCACGGGAGCTGGAGTCCAAATTCGGCGACCTTTTCGCAGCAGAGGAGTTCCGCACTTGGCCCTTGCAACTCTTCAGATGTGTTCCGCATCACTCGATTCGGTCTTCTTGTGAGTCAAACAAAACTCAGCAACGCGAGAGCCTGCActtaaacattcataatacaaACATAttcagaaagagaaaaacatagATGACCTACAGAATTCACAAGAACCAACTCAGCACAACTTCATTTTACTCCATCTCTATTACAATTTGATTAAAGAGTCCACGAATAGAATCCCTTCAGAAACATAATTTATCCCGATGCCGGGGATAAGACTGCGATTCACGAAAAAACTCTCTCCTCTGAAACCTTTTTGGAACTAGCGTGCTGGGCTCTATAAAGCTTTTGCTCCATTATGTGTGTTGAAGTGGGCTCTCTCCACTCTCATTTTGACTCTActtattaagaaaataaattatgttCTCTGAAAGGTGAAATTCATAGAACTTCTCCTTTTTCGGTCCGATTTGGTTAAAGAAAGAACAATATCCTCTCATGATTGAGACAACCTCCGGCTAGGATAACAGCTCAAAGCAAGATATCAAATTAAATGCGAGCGCACTTAGTTCCCTTCAAAgggatgacaattgattctgcTGTTGTATATGAATGAAGCAAGCAAATCACAGGTTTTAACACTGGAGGTTGATGCCAATATAACGAAGGTACCTGAAAATACTTGTATTCTCAGCTGCGCAGGTGGAGCTTTTGTATGGTCATCAGGCAAAACCTATTGgccataaaaagaaattaacatgTCGGCAACAATTCTGAAAGGGAGTTTCAATATATCATGCAAACCCATAGACATTCTTGTTTGTTTAGTGATAGGACATCAATTACCTCCAACGGGCAACAATCAGGGACGCAATCCAGTGTTGTCAATTCTAAGGAGTGGCATTTTCCTCTCGTGTCAGGTTGCTGATGCTCAGTCCGTGCAGCTGGCTAACAACAGATGAGAAATAAAATACCTGTCAATTCTAAGTAATAGTGTCAGCTTCatgcatcaatttttttttttttttttttttggtcgatcaTGCGTCAAGTTGATGCTCAGTTAAATGTGGTGATTTTACATAGCTGGAAAAAACAGACTTGTCTCTAACATCGGAAAAATAGATACTGTTTGGAGTTTATGGTTCATGCAGCCCCATGTAAACCCCCAAAAATATCACCTGATATTCAAAGGTCGAAGAGTTCGTACCTAATCATCTTAGAAATAACCATCATTTAGCCTGTCCGGCAATCTAGGTATAACTTGAATGAAGCCTCTCccaaaggaaagaggaaaacaaaatgAACCTAGCCAATATGAGCACATTCTCGAAATTCACCCGAACAAAGATGTCAAAAGAGGTTACTCCTATGGTACCGCTTAAGATTCAAAAGATACAAATCCAATCCACAGGTTGATCCAGAGAGGTCCCAATAAAATAAAGATACACAGCAGATGACAGAATATTACTTAATGAAATGTGGCAGAGCCAGTGGCAGATTCACAAGTGAAATACCCATAACATAATACAACTAATAAGAAGGCATAGCAACAATCCCAATGACAACCAAGCTTTGTCCCACAATGTCAACGCCAAAAAagaaatccatgtaaatttgAACTCGTTATTAATATGAAAGGGAAATTCCATCTTAGGAGTACGATATAAGCATCTCATAAATGAGTCCATAAAACTGACTTAGACACCACATTCTACAAATTTACACAAGCAACATAACAGCCGAAAGAGGACGACCTAGGAATGTTGAGACAAACAAAATGTGGATGACAAGAAGATTTACAAGCATTTATGCCAAGGAGCTATATAGCATGCTACGCGAGTAAAATGAACTACCTAAGAAATAGTAAttcaaattatgtttttttttttttttttggcaaagttCAAATTCTGGTTTTTCTTCTAGCCTCGGATGAAGAACGCATGCTAATGGCTCTAGTGCTCAGAAATCAGCTTCCCTAAATGAGACGTGCTGAATAAATATATATTGAGCATCCAAAAGAGAGAACAATAAATGTCAGCTGCAAAAGGAGATGGTGGAGATCGAGCTTTACCAGACGGACCAAGAACTTGTTCCCAAATCACAGTTGTTGCAAATTAAGCATAAGATTCTTCCTCACGGCCCTGGATATCTAATATTTGGCCTCTGAAGCCACCCATTAATCAAGGTGGTATATGTGAGTTCATCGAATAGTACTCCTCTGCCACACACCTGGTCACACATCTCAGAAACTTCATCTGCCTTCCCCAGTTTACTTAACCCATTTTCCAAGACATTGTTAGTAATGATATCAGGGGCAATCCCATTTCCTGCCATCTCATTCAGAAACTTAGTTACTTTTATCATATCACCACATCTAAGATATCCATTAATCATCACAGTGTAGGTAACTTTATTGGGGTGTATGTTGTTTGAAGACATTTCCAGCAACACGGCTTCAGCCTTATCCATATGGCCTAGCTTGAAATAGCCATTGATGATGGTGGTGCAACAGAAAACATCTGGCTGGACACCCTCCTTGATCATTGCACCTATGAGGGATCTTGCTTCCTCAACAGAACCATTCATGCACAGTCCATGCATCAGGGTGCCATAAGTGACAGAAGTTGGTGGAATGCCCTCAGTTCTCATTGCATCACACAGTTGCAAGGCTAACAAAGTATTTCCGTTCCTGCAATATGCTCTGATCAGTACGTTATAAACAATAGAATTTAGTTGCACTTTCTTCATGACCAATTCATTGAaaatcttttctcctttttcaagtTTGTCACCTCTGCAGTAACCATCCATCATGATTGCATAAGTGTAGATATCAGGAGTCAGACCAGCTCTTTTGCATTCATCCCAGAGATTAGCAGCTCTCTCTATGTCACACATGTCGCAAAGACCATGCAATAGCAAATTGTAGGTACAGATGTCTGCCGGAATGCCTCTCTTAACCATCTCATCCCTCAACATGAAACCTTTATCGACTTTTCCATTCTTACAAAAAGCCAAGATGAGTATGTTGTATGTTGTTATATCCAACACCAAACCCCTTTCTACCATCTTCTCGAGGATCCTAAAAGCCTCTTCCATTTTATTAGCTATATAAAGTCCATGAATTAAAGCATTTGATGTGACAGTGTTGGCCGTAAATCCTTTTCCCAGTAGCGAGAACCAAAGTTCCACTGCATCCGAAATTTTTCCAACTTTACAAAGTCCACCAAGCAATGTGGTCAACACTGCATCATTAGGCTTTAAATTTCTCAATAACATTTCCCTAATAAGTCTCAGAGCACAGTCGAATTTAGAACTCCTACATAACCAGCTAGCCACTGAATTAAAAGCACCAGGATTTACAGCTAGCCCCTTCACTAGCATCTCCTCCAAAAGGAGCTCAGCGCTCTCCATCTGGTCATTTATGATATAACCCCGTAAAAGAGAATTTAAAGTGACTGGATTGGTACTAATACCCTTGGACATCATATCCTTAATAATATCTTGTGCCTCGCTGATTTTTCCTGCTTTAGCATACCCACTTATCATAGGGTTGTATACCACCTCGGTCAAAACAAGCCCTCTATCAGATGCTTCTTCCATGAAAATTTTGGCCTCATCAAATTGCTCCAATTTCATAAGGCCGTTAATCAGAATGCTATAAGTTATAAGATTCGGATTCACACCTTTTTCTATCATCGTCTCTTTAAACTGCAACGCAGCATCTAATCTCCCGTTCTTGCAAAGACCATCAATCATGCTATTGCACGTAACCACATTTGGAGATACCCCCAATTCCTCCATGCTCGTAAATAATCGGATGGAATCTTCCACTCTCCCTCCCTTGAAAAATGCATTGATTGCAATGCTAAACAAGTTAACATCCGGAACAACACCACGAAGCATCACTTCAAATACTTCGTAGCACTTGTCAAGCTTGTTCGACTTGACTAAAAAACTCAACAAAAAATTGCATGTCTTCAAAGACGGAAACAAACCCTTATCAGCTAATAACCTAAACGCATCAATAGCATAACCGGAACCTTTATCTTCAAATTGGGTACAGCAAACATGTATTAACGTATCCAATGCCCGAACTCCTCCGGCCAGACCAGACACCACGTTCAGCTCTGCCAACACAGTAGCCAGCTCAATGTGTCGTTTCTCAGGATTCGCACTCGAAACAGGCAGCTTCCCAAGAATCAATTCCGTCAAGAGCCACCTCGCACGCGGCAAGCGGTCCGAATCAATGAGCAGAAGAACCAAAATGCAGTACGTCCGGACGGTGAATGGGAACTTGAAGGATTGAGACGCGACGCAAAAGAACTTGAGGGTGGTCTTCATCTTAACGTCCGACCGGACCGCGAAAAACGCCCGATCAAACTCAACGGGAGACAACCGCCCAATCACTGACCTACACTGGGAATGAGCGAGGCGCGAGCTCGAGAGCATCGAGGACACGGTTTTGAGCATACCCTGATCGAGCCGTCGGCTCGACGGTGTCGAAGGCGCCGATCCGACCGAGCCCTCGGGTCGGGCATCATCGGGCAACGGCTCGAAGCGGCGGTCCGGGCGGAGAGGCGACGGAGCATTGGAGGAGAAGCTGATCAAGGGACGAGCAATGGAAGGGGCGACAAGAGAGGGCTTCGCTGGGACGAGCCTCCTCAAATCCATGCGCGAGCGAAGTTGATCCGGAGAGCGACTCGGAGAGGGAATTCATGAGGTTGGAGGGGGGAGCGAAGAAGGCGGGGGAATGGAGAGCGTCGGGTGAAGGTTG
This sequence is a window from Rhodamnia argentea isolate NSW1041297 chromosome 3, ASM2092103v1, whole genome shotgun sequence. Protein-coding genes within it:
- the LOC115748017 gene encoding pentatricopeptide repeat-containing protein At4g19440, chloroplastic isoform X1, whose product is MDLRRLVPAKPSLVAPSIARPLISFSSNAPSPLRPDRRFEPLPDDARPEGSVGSAPSTPSSRRLDQGMLKTVSSMLSSSRLAHSQCRSVIGRLSPVEFDRAFFAVRSDVKMKTTLKFFCVASQSFKFPFTVRTYCILVLLLIDSDRLPRARWLLTELILGKLPVSSANPEKRHIELATVLAELNVVSGLAGGVRALDTLIHVCCTQFEDKGSGYAIDAFRLLADKGLFPSLKTCNFLLSFLVKSNKLDKCYEVFEVMLRGVVPDVNLFSIAINAFFKGGRVEDSIRLFTSMEELGVSPNVVTCNSMIDGLCKNGRLDAALQFKETMIEKGVNPNLITYSILINGLMKLEQFDEAKIFMEEASDRGLVLTEVVYNPMISGYAKAGKISEAQDIIKDMMSKGISTNPVTLNSLLRGYIINDQMESAELLLEEMLVKGLAVNPGAFNSVASWLCRSSKFDCALRLIREMLLRNLKPNDAVLTTLLGGLCKVGKISDAVELWFSLLGKGFTANTVTSNALIHGLYIANKMEEAFRILEKMVERGLVLDITTYNILILAFCKNGKVDKGFMLRDEMVKRGIPADICTYNLLLHGLCDMCDIERAANLWDECKRAGLTPDIYTYAIMMDGYCRGDKLEKGEKIFNELVMKKVQLNSIVYNVLIRAYCRNGNTLLALQLCDAMRTEGIPPTSVTYGTLMHGLCMNGSVEEARSLIGAMIKEGVQPDVFCCTTIINGYFKLGHMDKAEAVLLEMSSNNIHPNKVTYTVMINGYLRCGDMIKVTKFLNEMAGNGIAPDIITNNVLENGLSKLGKADEVSEMCDQVCGRGVLFDELTYTTLINGWLQRPNIRYPGP
- the LOC115748017 gene encoding pentatricopeptide repeat-containing protein At4g19440, chloroplastic isoform X2; this translates as MDLRRLVPAKPSLVAPSIARPLISFSSNAPSPLRPDRRFEPLPDDARPEGSVGSAPSTPSSRRLDQGMLKTVSSMLSSSRLAHSQCRSVIGRLSPVEFDRAFFAVRSDVKMKTTLKFFCVASQSFKFPFTVRTYCILVLLLIDSDRLPRARWLLTELILGKLPVSSANPEKRHIELATVLAELNVVSGLAGGVRALDTLIHVCCTQFEDKGSGYAIDAFRLLADKGLFPSLKTCNFLLSFLVKSNKLDKCYEVFEVMLRGVVPDVNLFSIAINAFFKGGRVEDSIRLFTSMEELGVSPNVVTCNSMIDGLCKNGRLDAALQFKETMIEKGVNPNLITYSILINGLMKLEQFDEAKIFMEEASDRGLVLTEVVYNPMISGYAKAGKISEAQDIIKDMMSKGISTNPVTLNSLLRGYIINDQMESAELLLEEMLVKGLAVNPGAFNSVASWLLLTTLLGGLCKVGKISDAVELWFSLLGKGFTANTVTSNALIHGLYIANKMEEAFRILEKMVERGLVLDITTYNILILAFCKNGKVDKGFMLRDEMVKRGIPADICTYNLLLHGLCDMCDIERAANLWDECKRAGLTPDIYTYAIMMDGYCRGDKLEKGEKIFNELVMKKVQLNSIVYNVLIRAYCRNGNTLLALQLCDAMRTEGIPPTSVTYGTLMHGLCMNGSVEEARSLIGAMIKEGVQPDVFCCTTIINGYFKLGHMDKAEAVLLEMSSNNIHPNKVTYTVMINGYLRCGDMIKVTKFLNEMAGNGIAPDIITNNVLENGLSKLGKADEVSEMCDQVCGRGVLFDELTYTTLINGWLQRPNIRYPGP
- the LOC115748022 gene encoding uncharacterized protein LOC115748022 — translated: MCRSTDFPHLRPSSAGDRLDLEAFCVRFSSPRCTPVPDPFPESLTLLYLPSIAGHALEIDGSKVRPDRPTFLTLHRVVTARGRSGDVVYGSRDRVRAGPGLRFEVYLGEEKALKGSFRRDEGQEWRLECACALEREILAGADADARWVSEVCVAAEGHVAMCERVEMVARKRSRKSNRGFYGLEDIPEERESDSESDGGRRCCCCEGECGSEGREEEEEEEGADGEDWEVNTEGVRWAVDVGIWVACLGVGYLVSKASAKSLRRRRLLR
- the LOC115748021 gene encoding uncharacterized protein LOC115748021; this translates as MEAQLLLQSLALPISPASSRPSSPRRGASLKTAFRGRHAHARRVPRTLVAKCSVSEGEQSGDSKDALSGVVGVRVEELLSREENRGLLDGLERASRRVDEARRELAEIERQEVEARRMRNYIEQLESRASEIAESQRELSEARALVEEAERSLSRTAKARDEERDGAQINREEERWESVKAASVSALVGTLAGLPLSLAQVAAVSQLVLPSGIDFISCALFGITFRYAVRRDLDNIQLKTGTSAAFGFVRGLACLGAGPPLELNLESFLSHAFSGAVYIAEGLLIFVFAAVALEFCFKMRVLSPFPIERPESRTG